The following coding sequences are from one Channa argus isolate prfri unplaced genomic scaffold, Channa argus male v1.0 Contig023, whole genome shotgun sequence window:
- the LOC137115706 gene encoding G-protein coupled receptor 135, with amino-acid sequence MDSPVSTGLHSSSSNYTTDNLGRGFTSLLGTASPVVPRVVSIVTSLVTTTTEATVGATGNLSAFRDQRGSELSQIHQESTPSVLSATERNSILQGITVAAQALVLVSIFLLSSLGNSAVIIVIIKHRQLRTVTNAFIMSLSLSDFLTAVLCLPFSFVMLFSKDGIWMFGDHFCVANGFFNTCFGIISTLTMTLISFDRYYAIVRQPQAKIGRQKAAQLLIAVWLTAVIFSLPWYFLVPTPTEIHKRGFYHCMYVFHSGTSRIGMAYSIFLIVICYLLPFSLMCFCHYNICKTVRLSEIRVRPVTTYAYLLRFYSEMRTATTVLIMIVFIIFCWGPYCLMGLFTAMGDYTFNPAMDTVAIWLAWANGAINPLIYALRNPNISMLLGRSREEGYRTRNIAAYLSSHTQNCEMRLNQAERIRDRYVSRLGGVNNNSRLLRSSPGKGGGGGEVAMWACKNPAVFFCRDAQPDTATLANSVSAPTMKTADTSL; translated from the exons ATGGATTCACCTGTTAGTACAGGcctgcacagcagcagcagcaactacACAACTGACAACTTAGGACGAGGTTTCACCAGTCTGCTGGGCACTGCTTCACCTGTTGTTCCAAG GGTTGTTTCCATAGTGACCAGCCTAGTGACCACCACTACAGAGGCCACAGTGGGAGCCACAGGAAACCTATCGGCATTCAGAGACCAAAGAGGGAGCGAGCTCAGTCAAATCCATCAGGAATCAACTCCATCAGTGCTGAGTGCCACTGAGAGAAACTCTATCCTGCAGGGGATCACAGTGGCAGCTCAGGCCTTGGTACTAGTCTCCATCTTCCTCCTATCAAGCCTTGGTAACTCAGCAGttatcattgtcatcatcaaaCACAGACAGCTTCGAACCGTGACCAATGCTTTCATCATGTCCCTGTCCCTGTCTGACTTCCTCACAGCTGTTCTTTGTCTGCCGTTCTCCTTTGTTATGCTCTTCAGTAAGGACGGTATCTGGATGTTTGGGGATCATTTCTGTGTGGCCAATGGCTTTTTCAACACCTGCTTTGGTATTATCTCTACACTCACTATGACTTTGATCTCCTTTGACAGGTACTATGCCATAGTAAGACAACCACAGGCTAAAATCGGCCGCCAGAAAGCTGCACAGTTGTTAATAGCTGTCTGGTTAACTGCAgttattttctctttgccttGGTATTTCTTAGTGCCAACGCCTACAGAAATACATAAGCGAGGTTTCTaccactgtatgtatgtgttccACTCTGGGACCTCACGCATAGGGATGGCGTATAGCATCTTTCTTATAGTTATATGTTATCTTCTGCCTTTCTCCCTCATGTGTTTTTGCCATTATAACATCTGTAAGACAGTGCGGCTCTCAGAAATCCGAGTCAGGCCGGTGACCACATATGCGTACTTGCTGCGATTTTACAGTGAAATGAGAACAGCCACCACAGTTCTGATCatgattgtttttataattttttgttgGGGGCCATATTGTTTAATGGGGTTGTTTACAGCAATGGGAGACTACACATTCAACCCTGCAATGGACACTGTGGCCATCTGGCTAGCCTGGGCAAATGGAGCCATAAACCCTCTTATCTACGCCCTGAGGAACCCCAATATATCCATGCTACTGGGGCGTAGCAGAGAGGAAGGCTATCGGACCAGAAACATTGCTGCTTACCTCTCCAGCCACACTCAGAACTGTGAGATGCGGCTTAACCAAGCGGAGAGGATAAGAGACCGCTATGTGAGTCGCTTAGGGGGGGTGAACAATAACAGCCGGCTGTTGCGTTCAAGCCCTGGTAAAGGAGGGGGGGGTGGAGAAGTGGCAATGTGGGCCTGTAAAAACCCAGCTGTGTTCTTCTGCAGGGATGCCCAGCCAGACACTGCCACCCTAGCAAACTCTGTCAGCGCTCCAACGATGAAGACAGCTGATACCAGCCTGTGA